The nucleotide window CCGGCCGGCTCGCCGAGGTCGTCGACTCCGGCACGCCCCGGGTGATGGTGATGACCGCCGAGGCCGGCATCGGCAAGACCCGATTCGCGGCCGAGGTCAAGCGCTTCGCGGCCGGCTACGACGTCGGCGCGGGCCGGTTCGCCGGGCACACCGGCGCCCGGGTGCTGCGGGCACGCTGCCGCGCGTTCGGCGAGCGCCGCCGCTTCGCGCCGCTGGCCGACCTGGTCCGCAAGTCCGTCGGCCTGCCGAAGGACGTGGCGTCGACGATCACCCGCCCGGTCGTCGAGGAGCGGCTGCGCAAGCTCGCCACCCGGCTCGGCCGCGACGGCGGGGCTCCCGAGATCGACATCGAGCGGCTGCTCGCGCTGCTCGGCTACGGCGAGACGCCGGTCAACCCGGTCGGCCCGGCCGCGGTGGCGGAGTACCAGCCGACCGGCGGCGCGCGGCCGGAGACGGAGACCATCCCGATCGCGGTCGCGGGGCTGCTCAGCGCGCTGGCCCGGGAGGCGCCGCTGGTCGTCATCGTCGACGACCTGCACGACGCGACCGCCGAGACGATCGACGCGCTGGGCGCGGTGCTCTCCCGCCTGGACGGGCCGGTGGTCCTGCTGCTGCTCGGCCGCCCGGAGCTGGTGCGCACCGCCGGCGCGCTGACCCGGCTCGCCGACGCCGAGATCCACACGCTGCCGCCGCTGCGCGGCGCGGACGCGGCCCGGCTGCTCACCTCATACCTCAACGGCGGCAAGCTGCCGCAGCCCGACGCGGACCGGCTGCTCGCCACCGCGCAGGGCAACGCGTTCTACCTGGCCGAGCTCGTGACGCTGCTGATGGAGCGCGGCGCGCTGACGCCGGCCGTCGGCGCCAACGCGGCCGGCAAGTGGCACCTCGCGGCCGGCTCGATGGGCAGCCAGCTGCTCTCCCGCGACCTCGCCGCGGTCCTGGCGGCCCGCATCGACGCGCTGCCGACCGAGCCGCGCTCGGTGCTGCGCGACGCGGCCGTCGTCGGGGACACCGTGCCGACCGGCGTCATCGAGGCTCTGCGCGAGCGGCGTGCGCCCACCGACGCCCGGCCGGGTGCGGTCGCGGCCGTCGAGCTCGAACGCGCGGTCGACGAGCTGTTGCAGCGCCGCATGCTGCACCGCGTCCGCGGCGGATACGCCTTCAGCACGCCGCTGATGCGCGAGGCCGCGTACGCGGGGCTCGGCAAGGCCGACCTCGCCGACCGGCACGCGTACCTGGCGCGCTGGGCGGCGCCCGAGACCGTCACGGCACTCGGCTACGACGGCGCCGGGCGGCTCAGCCTCGGCGAGAACGAACGGGACGCGTTCGTCGCCACCCACGCCGAGTGCGCGGTCGAGCTGGCCGACGCCGTGCGGCTGCGCCCCGACGCCGCCGCCCGCGACGTGATCCCGCTGGGCGTCGCCGCACTCGGCCGGATGGCCCGGCGGGCGCTTGCCAAGATCGAACCGGCCGCCTCCATCCAGTACGCGGAGCGCGCCGCCACCATCGCCCGCGACGGCCTGCCCCTCTCCGACCAGCTGGTGCACGCCCGCGCGCTGCTGCGGCTCGGCCGGGCGTCGGAGGCGCTCGCATACGGCGAGAAGATCGCCGCGAGCGCGGACGAGGAGCCGGTGTGCCGCGCCGAGGCCCTGCTGGTCGTCGGCCGCGCGGAGGAGGCGCTCGGCGACACCTCGCGGGCGATCGCGGCCTGGCAGCAGGCGCTGGACGTCGCCACCGCGGCCGAGCTGGCGCCGGAGCGCGCCAACGCCATGCGCCGGCTCGGCATGGCCGACTTCCTGGCCGGCAAGCTGAGCCAGGCGAGCAGCCGGTTCGCGGCGGCCTACCAGGTGACGCTCGCGGCGGGCGACCGGCACGGTCAGGCCTGGGCGCTGCAGAACCTGGCCTGGGTGACCACGACCCGGGGCGACTTCGCGGGCACGGACGCCGTTCTCGGCCGCGCCGCCCGGCTCTTCGCCGAGCTGGGCGACCCGGTCGGGCGGTCCTGGCTGCGCGGCACGACCGCCTTCGCGCGGCTGCTGGCCGGCCGGCTGCACGAGTCGCGGCGGCTGGCCCGGATCTTCCTGCCCTTCGGCGACCGCGTCGGCGAGGGCTGGGCGGTGGGCACGCTGCGGGCCGTCGAGGCGTACGCGGCCGCCG belongs to Amorphoplanes digitatis and includes:
- a CDS encoding adenylate/guanylate cyclase domain-containing protein, with the translated sequence MTCPVCGTVAVPGARFCHNCGAALPAAATLPAAERRIVTVLFGDLSDFTSWSEDLDPERVGAVTDRVLAALAGAVKTFGGHVDKLTGDGIMAVFGAPVAHEDDAERAVRAALSMQRAVRRVLDDERGGGAPLGLRVGLNTGEVVAGIQASIEYTVIGDTVNTAARLADAAAVGAVYAGSRTSAGTRHVASWRQLRALRLKGKREPVPAYELLGLHDAPGTRSGLGDEAPFVGRETELGRVSGRLAEVVDSGTPRVMVMTAEAGIGKTRFAAEVKRFAAGYDVGAGRFAGHTGARVLRARCRAFGERRRFAPLADLVRKSVGLPKDVASTITRPVVEERLRKLATRLGRDGGAPEIDIERLLALLGYGETPVNPVGPAAVAEYQPTGGARPETETIPIAVAGLLSALAREAPLVVIVDDLHDATAETIDALGAVLSRLDGPVVLLLLGRPELVRTAGALTRLADAEIHTLPPLRGADAARLLTSYLNGGKLPQPDADRLLATAQGNAFYLAELVTLLMERGALTPAVGANAAGKWHLAAGSMGSQLLSRDLAAVLAARIDALPTEPRSVLRDAAVVGDTVPTGVIEALRERRAPTDARPGAVAAVELERAVDELLQRRMLHRVRGGYAFSTPLMREAAYAGLGKADLADRHAYLARWAAPETVTALGYDGAGRLSLGENERDAFVATHAECAVELADAVRLRPDAAARDVIPLGVAALGRMARRALAKIEPAASIQYAERAATIARDGLPLSDQLVHARALLRLGRASEALAYGEKIAASADEEPVCRAEALLVVGRAEEALGDTSRAIAAWQQALDVATAAELAPERANAMRRLGMADFLAGKLSQASSRFAAAYQVTLAAGDRHGQAWALQNLAWVTTTRGDFAGTDAVLGRAARLFAELGDPVGRSWLRGTTAFARLLAGRLHESRRLARIFLPFGDRVGEGWAVGTLRAVEAYAAAELGDLSEADAEARRAYRDFAAVSDDWGRGLALVVRGAIARGLGEPEHAEDLLTDALEFAARTGHPLLLGMAGTLRGFVALHRGDVEAAEADARRVMIAVEPHNPLAPAQVGPRVLLAEARLRAGDAATAVGLLAPIASDTGGSLLFSRRQSLVSYASALLADGRIDDAATWIRRAREVPAEDVRSGVIAAMVLARVNAAAGAMAEARVAAEEAVLLAHSTEQLSERVSAEELRDALAHSTVEPPESVAYASDVPG